One genomic segment of Nocardioides cavernaquae includes these proteins:
- a CDS encoding response regulator transcription factor — translation MIRVAVVDDQDMVREGFSLILSADPGIEVACQAADGRAFLSAVEADPRIDVALVDIRMPVVDGLQATRALARLPHAPAVIIVTTFDDDAYVLDAIAAGAQGFLLKRCSARELVAAVHTVASGSSILSPQVTGAVLQRVKQTSAITRPAMLDGLDLTGRERDVLGLIGLGLNNTEISARLHLTVSTVKTHVGNVLAKTGSRDRVQAAIVAIQAGLS, via the coding sequence ATGATCCGCGTCGCCGTGGTCGACGACCAGGACATGGTGCGCGAGGGCTTCAGCCTGATCCTCTCCGCCGACCCCGGCATCGAGGTGGCCTGCCAGGCGGCCGACGGACGTGCCTTCCTCTCGGCGGTGGAGGCCGACCCGCGCATCGACGTGGCACTCGTCGACATCCGGATGCCTGTGGTCGACGGCCTGCAGGCGACCCGCGCGCTCGCCCGGCTCCCCCACGCGCCAGCCGTGATCATCGTGACCACGTTCGACGACGACGCCTACGTCCTCGACGCGATCGCCGCCGGCGCCCAGGGATTCCTGCTCAAGCGGTGCAGCGCCCGCGAGCTGGTCGCGGCTGTTCACACCGTCGCGTCGGGGTCGTCGATCCTCTCGCCGCAGGTCACCGGTGCTGTCCTCCAGCGCGTCAAGCAGACCTCGGCCATCACCCGACCCGCGATGCTCGACGGACTGGACCTGACCGGCCGCGAGCGCGACGTGCTCGGGCTGATCGGGCTCGGCCTCAACAACACCGAGATCTCCGCGCGCCTGCACCTCACGGTCAGCACCGTGAAGACGCACGTCGGCAACGTGCTCGCCAAGACCGGCAGCCGCGACCGAGTGCAGGCCGCGATCGTCGCGATCCAGGCGGGCCTGTCCTGA
- a CDS encoding sensor histidine kinase, which yields MKIAWTRWLNEPARQRPIAYGAVAVAVTISAVYGAATATMLGYFTWVWLIAPIAVVISRFIPSKRWLILAIAASVVAYCNTTEAVYLVWCVAALVFLSLFEDPAPRPFAGWMAGVLGWFATTVIVDGPNLVPLFATLVGWVAATILRGRVRNAVLAAETDELRTQATWLEQRTNLARELHDVVGHHVTAMVVQAEAGQVAEPEAALRRIADAGRTALQELDALVVHLRDPNAPLSVSAPPRLSDIDELLAVPLRQNGVDVTVEIDPAHGLDEIGTLTLYRVAQEALTNVARHAGARSVWVEVQRLTGQVRLRVSDDGIGPPAAVERGTGLLGINERVTALNGTFELARRPGGGAMIDVLIPVVPA from the coding sequence GTGAAGATTGCATGGACCCGGTGGCTGAACGAGCCGGCCCGCCAGCGCCCGATCGCGTACGGCGCCGTCGCGGTGGCCGTCACGATTTCCGCGGTCTACGGTGCGGCGACCGCCACGATGCTCGGGTACTTCACCTGGGTCTGGCTCATTGCGCCGATCGCAGTCGTGATCTCGCGCTTCATCCCCTCGAAGCGGTGGCTGATCCTCGCGATCGCAGCTTCAGTCGTTGCCTACTGCAACACCACCGAGGCCGTGTACCTCGTGTGGTGCGTCGCTGCGCTCGTCTTCCTGTCGTTGTTCGAGGACCCCGCCCCGCGGCCGTTCGCGGGCTGGATGGCCGGGGTTCTGGGCTGGTTCGCGACGACAGTGATCGTTGACGGCCCCAACCTCGTGCCCCTCTTCGCGACGCTCGTCGGGTGGGTTGCTGCGACGATTCTGCGGGGGCGTGTGCGCAACGCCGTTCTTGCCGCCGAGACTGACGAGCTCCGCACGCAGGCCACCTGGCTCGAGCAACGCACCAACCTCGCCCGCGAGCTCCACGACGTCGTCGGCCACCACGTGACAGCGATGGTCGTCCAGGCCGAAGCGGGTCAGGTCGCAGAGCCGGAAGCCGCACTGCGCCGGATCGCAGACGCCGGCCGGACCGCCCTCCAGGAGCTGGACGCGCTTGTCGTCCACCTCCGCGACCCGAACGCCCCGCTCTCCGTCAGCGCCCCGCCACGGCTGAGCGACATCGATGAGCTCCTCGCCGTGCCGCTCCGGCAGAACGGCGTGGACGTCACGGTCGAGATCGATCCCGCCCACGGGCTCGACGAGATCGGCACGCTGACGCTCTACCGCGTCGCGCAGGAGGCGCTCACCAACGTGGCCCGCCACGCCGGTGCCCGGTCGGTCTGGGTGGAGGTCCAGCGCCTCACTGGCCAGGTCCGGCTGCGGGTCAGCGACGACGGCATCGGTCCCCCAGCAGCCGTCGAACGCGGGACGGGCCTGCTCGGCATCAACGAGCGCGTCACCGCCCTGAACGGCACCTTCGAGCTCGCCCGTCGTCCCGGCGGCGGCGCCATGATCGACGTACTGATCCCGGTGGTCCCCGCATGA
- a CDS encoding CDP-alcohol phosphatidyltransferase family protein, translating to MTTIEHLQPAPATALQNPGPFLTVPNAVTLVRTLAAVVLGMIALVRQDATLLVAAYSCYWLGDMLDGWSARRLGQETRAGAVFDIICDRACTAIACAALVVIVPDALVAAVAFLLSFMVLDTMLSLAFLCWPVLSPNYFHRVDRRVWLLNWSPAAKALNTAGVVGALALGQYAVALAVTLVVGGIKVWSLVRVARLLDAPARLS from the coding sequence ATGACGACGATCGAGCACCTCCAGCCAGCCCCGGCCACCGCACTGCAGAACCCGGGCCCGTTCCTGACCGTCCCCAACGCGGTCACCCTCGTCCGGACGCTCGCCGCCGTCGTGCTCGGAATGATCGCGCTCGTGCGGCAAGACGCGACGCTGCTCGTCGCGGCGTACTCCTGCTACTGGCTCGGCGACATGCTCGACGGCTGGAGCGCGCGCCGGCTCGGTCAGGAGACGCGGGCGGGGGCGGTCTTCGACATCATCTGCGACCGCGCCTGCACGGCGATCGCATGCGCGGCGCTGGTCGTGATCGTGCCCGACGCGCTGGTTGCCGCCGTGGCGTTCCTGCTGTCGTTCATGGTGCTCGACACGATGCTGTCGCTGGCCTTCCTGTGCTGGCCGGTGCTGAGCCCGAACTACTTCCACCGGGTTGATCGCCGCGTGTGGCTGCTCAACTGGTCGCCCGCAGCCAAGGCCCTGAACACCGCCGGCGTCGTCGGTGCGCTCGCCCTCGGCCAGTACGCCGTGGCCCTCGCCGTCACGCTCGTCGTCGGAGGCATCAAGGTCTGGTCACTGGTCCGGGTGGCCCGACTCCTCGACGCGCCCGCGCGGCTGTCGTGA
- a CDS encoding cupin domain-containing protein, giving the protein MQLIEGAGVWTPPSEAENDWAEHLRTPDLSVGTYCIPAGGLDDQSPHTEDEIYVVTQGRATIVTPGGSAEVEPGSVIFVPAGEVHRFIDVTEDLALLVVFGPAYGSRAANPN; this is encoded by the coding sequence ATGCAACTGATCGAGGGCGCCGGAGTCTGGACACCACCGTCAGAGGCGGAGAACGACTGGGCCGAGCACCTACGGACCCCGGATCTGTCCGTCGGGACCTACTGCATCCCAGCGGGAGGTCTCGACGACCAGAGTCCGCACACCGAGGACGAGATCTACGTGGTGACACAGGGCCGCGCCACGATCGTCACGCCCGGTGGCTCGGCAGAGGTCGAGCCCGGATCGGTGATCTTCGTGCCGGCCGGTGAGGTGCACCGGTTCATCGACGTCACCGAGGACCTCGCGCTGCTCGTGGTGTTCGGCCCGGCCTACGGGTCTCGCGCGGCGAACCCGAACTGA
- a CDS encoding GDSL-type esterase/lipase family protein, with protein sequence MRRLSFSGLVLAVVSTLTTVVGLPGVPTPAAYSALPSCSGRHWVASWYAAPSDALLSQPPIEQTFRIQVSPLRGGTVARFRFSNRFGSGPVTFGDATVGKQHPTLKGASIEAGTLHNITFAGGHRRVVIPQGREVLTDPVRIRFGTFRRLLVSIHVVGAPGPATQHAISEQTTWQSPPLSGNHTHDMGAGGFFGVPLPGLVPALPQGIPYLTGMDVRARNRVGTVVTFGDSITDGTEAEALPFVLSADNIDKFVAYPDQLARRIKNAGLPMSVANSGISGNMLLNDAVVPVFGPSGLSRFTRDALDRPGVTTVILLEGINDIGQLLATRDQLVAGYKKAIAAAHARGVRILLGTLTAQNGTIQPPNYGFLGEPTRVAVNQWIRAQRLSDGVVDFDKAVRDPSDPSRLRPEYDGGDHPHFSAAGYRAMAAAVPLSKLRLPRCS encoded by the coding sequence ATGCGCCGCTTGTCGTTCTCGGGTCTCGTGCTCGCCGTCGTGTCCACGCTCACCACCGTCGTCGGCCTGCCCGGCGTCCCCACCCCGGCGGCGTACTCCGCACTGCCGTCGTGCAGCGGTCGACACTGGGTCGCCTCCTGGTACGCCGCGCCCTCGGACGCGCTGCTCTCCCAGCCGCCGATCGAGCAGACGTTCCGCATCCAGGTCTCGCCCCTGCGCGGTGGGACCGTGGCGCGATTCCGGTTCTCCAACCGCTTCGGTTCGGGGCCGGTCACCTTCGGCGATGCGACGGTCGGCAAGCAGCACCCGACCTTGAAGGGTGCGTCGATCGAGGCCGGCACGCTGCACAACATCACGTTCGCCGGCGGCCACCGACGCGTCGTGATCCCGCAGGGCCGCGAGGTGCTGACCGACCCGGTGCGGATCCGTTTCGGCACCTTCCGCCGACTGCTGGTCAGCATCCACGTCGTCGGCGCACCCGGCCCGGCGACGCAGCACGCGATCTCCGAGCAGACCACCTGGCAGAGCCCGCCGCTGTCGGGCAACCACACGCACGACATGGGCGCCGGTGGCTTCTTCGGCGTGCCGCTCCCGGGCCTGGTCCCGGCCCTCCCTCAGGGCATCCCGTATCTCACGGGCATGGACGTCCGTGCACGCAACCGGGTCGGCACCGTGGTCACCTTCGGCGACTCGATCACCGACGGCACGGAGGCCGAGGCGCTCCCCTTCGTGCTCTCCGCGGACAACATCGACAAGTTCGTTGCCTACCCCGACCAGCTCGCTCGCCGGATCAAGAACGCAGGTCTGCCAATGTCGGTTGCGAACTCCGGCATCTCCGGAAACATGCTGCTCAACGACGCCGTCGTGCCGGTCTTCGGTCCCTCCGGGCTGTCCCGCTTCACCCGCGACGCACTCGATCGCCCTGGTGTCACCACGGTGATCCTGCTCGAGGGCATCAACGACATCGGACAGCTCCTGGCCACCCGGGACCAGCTCGTCGCGGGTTACAAGAAGGCCATCGCTGCAGCCCATGCCCGCGGCGTACGCATCCTGCTCGGCACACTCACCGCGCAGAACGGCACGATCCAGCCGCCCAACTACGGCTTCCTCGGTGAGCCCACGCGCGTCGCTGTGAACCAGTGGATCCGTGCCCAGCGCCTCAGCGACGGCGTCGTCGACTTCGACAAGGCGGTGCGCGATCCTTCGGACCCGTCGCGGCTCCGTCCGGAGTACGACGGCGGCGACCACCCGCACTTCAGCGCTGCGGGTTATCGGGCGATGGCAGCCGCCGTGCCGCTCAGCAAGCTTCGGCTCCCCCGCTGCAGCTGA
- a CDS encoding VOC family protein, producing the protein MFKLSTAQVWVHDQDEALKFYTEKLGMEVRTDVTVAEMGNFRWLTVGVPGQDVEIVLMAIPGAPMLDEATQAEIASLTAKGFAGTVFFTTDDCRKSYEELSARGVEFTETPEERPYGIDAGFRDPSGNSFRLTQVVDLV; encoded by the coding sequence ATGTTCAAGCTTTCCACTGCGCAGGTCTGGGTCCACGATCAGGACGAGGCGCTGAAGTTCTACACCGAGAAGCTCGGCATGGAGGTCCGCACCGACGTGACCGTTGCCGAGATGGGCAACTTCCGCTGGCTCACGGTGGGTGTCCCCGGGCAGGACGTCGAGATCGTGCTGATGGCCATCCCGGGTGCGCCGATGCTCGACGAGGCCACCCAGGCCGAGATCGCCTCGCTGACCGCGAAGGGCTTCGCGGGCACGGTCTTCTTCACGACCGACGACTGCCGCAAGTCCTACGAGGAGCTGAGTGCGCGCGGCGTCGAGTTCACCGAGACGCCGGAGGAGCGGCCCTACGGCATCGACGCGGGCTTCCGGGATCCGTCGGGCAACTCGTTCCGGCTGACGCAGGTCGTCGACCTGGTCTGA
- a CDS encoding DUF1990 family protein gives MNEPLSYSDPGATEVAEPVWRRATPGFRRFERTVVIGQGDDFWVEVSSRILEWGIKTRSGFSIEPAKGDALRVRAGADLSLVAHVGPLRIREPVRIVTVVARRDRSGFAYGTRPGHPVSGEEAFVVHRGPDGTVSLTLRSLTRAPRGPWRLLYPIALVAQRFYRRRYLRALLA, from the coding sequence GTGAACGAGCCGTTGAGCTACTCCGACCCCGGTGCCACCGAGGTGGCCGAACCAGTCTGGCGCCGTGCCACGCCCGGCTTTCGCCGGTTCGAGCGCACGGTCGTGATCGGGCAGGGAGACGACTTCTGGGTCGAGGTGTCCTCGCGCATCCTCGAGTGGGGCATCAAGACCCGCAGCGGGTTCTCGATCGAGCCCGCGAAGGGCGACGCACTGCGCGTCCGCGCAGGTGCAGACCTGTCGCTGGTTGCCCATGTCGGCCCGCTGCGGATCCGCGAGCCGGTCCGCATCGTCACGGTGGTTGCGCGGCGCGACCGGTCGGGGTTCGCCTACGGCACGCGTCCCGGTCACCCGGTCTCTGGCGAGGAGGCGTTCGTCGTCCACCGCGGGCCTGACGGGACGGTGTCGCTGACGCTGCGGTCCCTGACCCGGGCGCCTCGCGGGCCGTGGCGCCTGCTCTACCCGATCGCCCTGGTCGCCCAGCGTTTCTACCGTCGGCGCTACTTGCGCGCTCTGCTCGCCTGA
- a CDS encoding RNA polymerase sigma factor, translating into MTDLEQVFRAEHGRVVATLARRFGDLDIAEEATSEALVVAVERWPRDGVPPNPGAWLTTVATNKALDRVRREGRRDAKQAEATLMDEQMRRDPEETGPVDDDRLRLIFTCCHPALAPENRVALTLRLLGGLSVAEIAHAFLVPEATMAQRITRSKAKIKQAHIPYRVPAAGDLPSRISAVLAALYLVFNEGYLASGAISRAQAASGEDSVLVPVREDLCAEAIRLTRLTSSLLPDHPETDGLLALMLLTQARSPARVVDGVLVTLDEQDRRLWDAALIDEGHAIVRRCLARNRPGRYQLQAAINAVHTDALDVTMTDWGQVLALYDRLAAIDPSPVVALNRAVAVAELDGPEVALSLVDGLAGSLAGYHAFQATRADLLRRLGRRDAALAAYDEAIRLAGNPAENAWLTARRDSI; encoded by the coding sequence GTGACCGATCTCGAGCAGGTCTTCCGCGCTGAGCACGGCCGTGTCGTGGCCACGCTCGCCCGTCGCTTCGGCGACCTCGACATCGCCGAGGAGGCGACGTCCGAGGCGCTGGTGGTGGCGGTCGAGCGTTGGCCGCGCGACGGCGTACCTCCCAATCCGGGGGCATGGCTGACCACGGTCGCCACGAACAAGGCCCTGGACCGGGTACGCCGGGAAGGCCGGCGCGACGCGAAGCAAGCTGAGGCGACTCTCATGGACGAACAGATGCGCAGGGATCCCGAGGAGACCGGGCCGGTCGACGATGACCGGCTCCGGCTGATCTTCACCTGCTGCCACCCGGCGCTCGCGCCGGAGAACCGCGTCGCGCTCACCCTGCGTCTGCTGGGCGGACTCTCGGTGGCCGAGATCGCGCATGCGTTCCTCGTGCCGGAGGCGACGATGGCGCAACGGATCACGCGTTCGAAGGCGAAGATCAAGCAGGCGCACATCCCCTATCGGGTGCCTGCTGCGGGTGATCTGCCGTCGCGGATCAGTGCGGTGCTGGCGGCGCTCTACCTGGTCTTCAACGAGGGCTACCTGGCTTCGGGCGCGATCAGCCGGGCTCAGGCCGCCTCGGGCGAGGACTCCGTGCTGGTTCCAGTGCGCGAGGACCTGTGCGCGGAGGCGATCCGGTTGACGCGGCTGACCAGCTCGCTGCTGCCCGACCACCCCGAGACCGACGGGCTGCTGGCCCTGATGCTGCTCACCCAGGCGCGCTCACCGGCGCGCGTGGTCGACGGCGTGCTGGTGACGCTGGACGAGCAGGACCGCCGGCTGTGGGACGCAGCCCTGATCGACGAGGGCCACGCCATCGTGCGGCGTTGCCTGGCGCGCAACAGACCGGGGCGCTACCAGCTGCAGGCCGCGATCAACGCCGTGCACACCGACGCCCTCGACGTCACGATGACCGACTGGGGTCAGGTGCTCGCGCTCTACGACCGGCTCGCCGCGATCGACCCCTCGCCCGTGGTCGCGCTCAACCGCGCGGTCGCGGTGGCCGAGCTGGACGGCCCTGAGGTGGCGCTGTCGCTCGTGGACGGGCTTGCCGGGTCACTGGCTGGCTACCACGCCTTCCAGGCCACCCGGGCGGATCTGCTGCGGCGGCTCGGGCGTCGCGACGCTGCCCTCGCGGCGTACGACGAGGCGATCCGACTCGCGGGCAACCCGGCCGAGAACGCCTGGCTGACCGCCCGCCGCGACTCGATCTGA
- a CDS encoding YciI family protein encodes MAQYMLSVHHDGTEDFESMTPEELQPIFEAVDRFNKEVQEAGKWVFAGGLEPIESATTVDNTKGEALVTDGPFSESKEFLGGFWIIESADLDEALDWAQRGSAACAGRVEVRPFQPEPPTE; translated from the coding sequence ATGGCGCAGTACATGCTCTCCGTTCACCACGACGGCACCGAGGACTTCGAGTCGATGACTCCCGAGGAGCTCCAGCCGATCTTCGAGGCGGTCGACCGCTTCAACAAGGAGGTCCAGGAGGCCGGCAAGTGGGTCTTCGCCGGTGGCCTCGAGCCGATCGAGTCGGCCACCACGGTCGACAACACGAAGGGCGAGGCCCTGGTCACCGACGGCCCCTTCTCGGAGTCGAAGGAGTTCCTCGGCGGCTTCTGGATCATCGAGTCGGCTGACCTGGACGAGGCACTCGACTGGGCCCAGCGTGGCTCTGCGGCGTGCGCGGGTCGGGTCGAGGTGCGGCCCTTCCAGCCTGAGCCGCCGACTGAGTGA
- a CDS encoding AIM24 family protein yields MTAAAWLPDPTGKHELRYWTGDSWTEHVADDGVQTTDPAPTEAPAPATPAAAPTTASAAGFAGTISGDLIDGRYGETTSTEPGPSLQNDRLLRVRVAEPFMARQGAMVAYQGGVNFTYQGGGAARFLKKALTGEGLSLMRVEGQGDVFLADTAKKVHILRLENSGISINGASVLAFSGSLDWNVERVRGGSIVAGGLFNTTLRGTGWVAITTEGDPVVLDAAEAPTFADANALVAWSVDLQTAIKSTATAGALIGRGSGEAFQVQFGGRGFVIVQPSEGAVVPPHSH; encoded by the coding sequence ATGACTGCAGCAGCCTGGCTCCCGGACCCGACCGGCAAGCACGAACTCCGCTACTGGACCGGCGACAGCTGGACCGAACACGTCGCAGACGACGGCGTCCAGACCACCGATCCGGCCCCCACGGAAGCGCCCGCGCCTGCGACCCCGGCAGCCGCGCCGACCACCGCGTCCGCGGCCGGGTTCGCCGGGACCATCAGCGGCGACCTGATCGACGGCCGCTACGGGGAGACCACCAGCACTGAGCCTGGTCCGTCCCTGCAGAACGACCGGCTGCTCCGCGTGCGGGTCGCCGAGCCGTTCATGGCCCGCCAGGGCGCGATGGTGGCCTACCAGGGCGGGGTCAACTTCACCTACCAGGGCGGAGGCGCGGCCCGCTTCCTGAAGAAGGCGCTCACCGGCGAGGGCCTGTCCCTCATGCGGGTCGAGGGGCAGGGCGACGTGTTCCTCGCGGACACCGCGAAGAAGGTCCACATCCTGCGCCTTGAGAACAGCGGGATCTCCATCAACGGCGCCAGCGTGCTGGCCTTCTCCGGCTCTCTCGACTGGAATGTCGAGCGCGTGCGCGGCGGGTCGATCGTGGCGGGCGGGCTGTTCAACACCACGCTGCGTGGCACTGGCTGGGTGGCCATCACGACCGAGGGCGACCCGGTCGTGCTCGACGCGGCCGAGGCGCCGACGTTCGCGGACGCCAACGCGCTGGTCGCCTGGTCGGTCGACCTGCAGACCGCCATCAAGTCGACCGCGACCGCGGGTGCACTGATCGGGCGCGGCTCGGGTGAGGCGTTCCAGGTGCAGTTCGGTGGTCGCGGGTTCGTGATCGTGCAGCCGTCCGAGGGCGCTGTCGTTCCCCCGCACTCGCACTGA
- a CDS encoding MOSC domain-containing protein — MTIPHVKSVNVGQPRATSGTREQRTAIGKEPVAGPVHAGRLGLRGDAVGSPDVHGGPDMAVYAFAREDLHAWQRELGVQLPDGWFGENLTTLGIDVNAALVGERWRIGGALLEIAKVRIPCNTFQIRMAEAGGPTRGWVRKFTQQARPGPYLRVLEEGAIRAGDPIEVVHRPDHGVTVTDMFRALTTNVELLPGLLEVDGLSESVLRKVRDSGY; from the coding sequence GTGACCATCCCGCACGTGAAGTCAGTCAACGTCGGTCAGCCGCGTGCCACGAGTGGCACGCGGGAGCAGCGCACCGCCATCGGTAAGGAGCCGGTCGCCGGTCCGGTCCATGCAGGTCGGTTGGGGCTCCGGGGTGATGCCGTGGGCAGTCCGGACGTCCACGGCGGGCCCGACATGGCCGTCTATGCTTTCGCGCGCGAGGACCTGCACGCCTGGCAGCGCGAGCTCGGGGTCCAGCTCCCGGACGGCTGGTTCGGTGAGAACCTGACCACACTTGGCATCGACGTGAACGCGGCGCTGGTGGGGGAGCGGTGGCGGATCGGAGGTGCACTCCTCGAGATCGCGAAGGTCCGGATCCCGTGCAACACCTTCCAGATCCGGATGGCGGAGGCGGGAGGGCCGACCCGTGGGTGGGTGAGGAAGTTCACTCAGCAGGCCCGGCCGGGGCCCTATCTCCGGGTGCTCGAAGAAGGTGCGATCCGTGCCGGTGATCCCATCGAGGTGGTCCACCGGCCCGATCACGGCGTGACGGTGACCGATATGTTCCGTGCGCTGACGACCAACGTTGAACTCCTGCCGGGGTTACTCGAGGTCGACGGTCTCTCCGAGTCCGTTTTGCGCAAGGTTCGGGACTCCGGTTACTGA
- a CDS encoding AMP-dependent synthetase/ligase, giving the protein MPINRDASFLETMPANLAVQFLDRAKTSGPLEAYRFPAGNGWESVTWAQVGERVRNLAAGLMALGIEPEQRVAILSGTRYEWIVADLAIVCAGAATTTVYPSTGGDDTAYILADSGSRLIFVEDDSQVEKVAAHRAELPELATVVSLTGGGTEGVLSLADLEKLGAEHLAANPTAIDDQATAIGADQLATLIYTSGTTGKPKGVRLQHKSWVYEGESIKSQGILDESDLQFLWLPMAHSFGKVLLSTQLACGFATAIDGRVDKIVDNLGVIQPTFMGAAPRIFEKAYGRIITTVAAEGKKGIFDKAFAVGLEVRALQAAGKSVPLPLKLKFKLFDKLVFTKVRARFGGRIKFFISGSAALNREVAEWFNAAGLVILEGYGLTETSAGAFVNHPDQNKIGTVGVAFPGSEVRIAADGEVLIKGPNVMEGYHNLPEATAETLVDGWLHTGDIGELDADGHLRITDRKKDLFKTSGGKYVAPTAIESQFKAVCPYVANMLVHGNERNFVSALITLDPDLIAGWAAENGLEGKSYAEIVTSDACKAMVAGYVEELNSRLNRWETVKKFVILERDLSIESGELTPSLKVKRKVVETNNKELIDSLYV; this is encoded by the coding sequence ATGCCGATCAACCGCGATGCTTCTTTCCTGGAGACCATGCCGGCCAACCTGGCCGTCCAGTTCCTCGACCGGGCGAAGACCTCGGGTCCCCTCGAGGCCTACCGCTTCCCGGCCGGCAACGGCTGGGAGTCCGTGACCTGGGCCCAGGTCGGGGAGCGCGTCCGCAACCTCGCCGCTGGCCTGATGGCGCTGGGCATCGAGCCCGAGCAGCGGGTCGCCATCCTGTCCGGCACCCGCTACGAGTGGATCGTCGCCGACCTGGCGATCGTCTGCGCCGGTGCCGCGACGACGACCGTCTACCCGTCCACGGGCGGCGACGACACGGCGTACATCCTCGCCGACTCGGGCAGCCGCCTGATCTTCGTCGAGGACGACAGCCAGGTCGAGAAGGTCGCCGCTCACCGCGCGGAGCTCCCGGAGCTGGCCACCGTCGTCAGCCTCACCGGTGGCGGCACTGAGGGAGTCCTCTCCCTGGCCGACCTCGAGAAGCTCGGTGCCGAGCACCTCGCCGCCAACCCGACCGCGATCGACGACCAGGCGACCGCCATCGGCGCCGACCAGCTCGCGACCCTGATCTACACCTCCGGCACCACCGGCAAGCCCAAGGGCGTTCGCCTGCAGCACAAGTCGTGGGTCTACGAGGGCGAGTCGATCAAGTCGCAGGGGATCCTCGACGAGAGCGACCTGCAGTTCCTGTGGCTGCCCATGGCCCACTCGTTCGGCAAGGTGCTGCTCTCCACCCAGCTCGCGTGCGGGTTCGCCACCGCGATCGACGGCCGGGTCGACAAGATCGTCGACAACCTGGGCGTCATCCAGCCGACCTTCATGGGCGCCGCGCCCCGCATCTTCGAGAAGGCCTACGGCCGGATCATCACCACGGTCGCCGCCGAGGGCAAGAAGGGCATCTTCGACAAGGCCTTCGCCGTCGGCCTCGAGGTCCGGGCGCTCCAGGCAGCCGGCAAGTCCGTTCCGCTGCCGCTCAAGCTGAAGTTCAAGCTCTTCGACAAGCTGGTCTTCACCAAGGTGCGCGCGCGCTTCGGTGGCCGCATCAAGTTCTTCATCTCGGGCTCGGCCGCGCTCAACCGCGAGGTCGCGGAGTGGTTCAACGCCGCGGGCCTGGTGATCCTCGAGGGCTACGGCCTCACCGAGACCTCCGCCGGCGCCTTCGTGAACCACCCCGACCAGAACAAGATCGGCACGGTCGGCGTGGCGTTCCCCGGCTCCGAGGTCCGCATCGCCGCAGACGGCGAGGTCCTGATCAAGGGCCCGAACGTCATGGAGGGCTACCACAACCTGCCCGAGGCGACCGCCGAGACGCTGGTGGACGGTTGGCTGCACACCGGTGACATCGGTGAGCTGGACGCCGACGGCCACCTGCGGATCACCGACCGCAAGAAGGACCTCTTCAAGACCTCCGGCGGCAAGTACGTCGCGCCGACCGCCATCGAGTCGCAGTTCAAGGCGGTCTGCCCCTACGTCGCGAACATGCTGGTCCACGGCAACGAGCGCAACTTCGTCTCGGCGCTGATCACGCTCGACCCCGACCTGATCGCGGGCTGGGCGGCCGAGAACGGCCTCGAGGGCAAGTCCTACGCCGAGATCGTCACGTCCGATGCCTGCAAGGCGATGGTCGCCGGCTACGTCGAGGAGCTCAACTCGCGGCTCAACCGCTGGGAGACGGTGAAGAAGTTCGTCATCCTCGAGCGCGACCTCAGCATCGAGTCCGGCGAGCTGACCCCGTCGCTGAAGGTCAAGCGCAAGGTCGTCGAGACCAACAACAAGGAACTGATCGACTCGCTGTACGTCTGA